One Spodoptera frugiperda isolate SF20-4 chromosome 30, AGI-APGP_CSIRO_Sfru_2.0, whole genome shotgun sequence genomic window carries:
- the LOC126912837 gene encoding uncharacterized protein LOC126912837, whose protein sequence is MNPSYYKNCVVPQCTSTSINTPNKLFIYVPNDVKIRRKWLTLARRDDAHSLSTKSRMYFCEDHFDLPNDMLNYTEYHVMGRVSQVRMKPGCTPSKFECQEDRRKRTCSSTERPYIVKKQRITTIAECLNELDKSCIPSSSLEDTPQTSSDFQTVEQNEPEVTCEHKVIIYN, encoded by the exons atgaaTCCCTCGTATTACAAGAACTGTGTAGTGCCCCAGTGTACAAGCACAAGCATAAATACgccaaacaaattatttatatatgttcCAAACGATGTAAAAATACGAAGAAAGTGGCTAACTCTAGCAAGAAGGGATGATGCTCATTCTTTATCAACAAAATCGagaatgtatttttgtgaagaTCATTTCGAT TTGCCGAATGATATGCTTAATTATACCGAGTATCATGTTATGGGAAGAGTATCACAAGTGCGCATGAAACCAGGTTGTACTCCAAGTAAATTTGAATGTCAAGAAGATAGAAGAAAACGAACATGTAGCAGCACAGAACGACCAtacatagtaaaaaaacaaagaattacGACAATAGCAGAGTGTCTTAATGAATTAGATAAAAGTTGTATTCCAAGTTCGTCTCTCGAAGATACTCCTCAAACAAGTTCAG ATTTCCAAACAGTTGAACAAAATGAGCCAGAAGTTACATGTGAgcataaagttattatttataattaa
- the LOC126912853 gene encoding uncharacterized protein LOC126912853, with protein sequence TKVEKSVQACITQKFRSKAVQINIKTKDQASSPLKPSIISSSTSPFKAEIIKKTYPSVSNLNKVTRTVLNKEEHSDSDISLYTPSVATHSCSSSVQSLQVQSSSDCSELIAEDRRLEVDKTLLHTIGKIEKKPRIYIGVPSSCYYLIDILKAELNIPKHHILLCLNKIRLDVKFNQLTDDYGMTPAGLSKIFLKNIPLIASFMRPFIVELDRDMIKRTLPMAFRHKYYNVSCIIDCLEIEIQKPSKAINQALTWSEYKKTNTIKYLISCTPNGLVNYISPGFGGRTTDTCVVESCDFVKSLKSGMVVMADRGFKHVEQYLKKSNITLVRPPSVETGVKMSKSQAKLTKQIASLRIHVERVIRRLREFYMLKPHACVNLKHVKILDDIVIIACALINLQDSLVK encoded by the coding sequence acaaaagtagAAAAATCAGTTCAAGCATGTATAACGCAGAAATTCAGAAGTAAAGCTGTCCAGatcaatatcaaaacaaaagacCAGGCATCATCACCCTTGAAGCCATCAATAATATCTAGTTCCACATCCCCGTTTAAAGCTGAGATCATCAAAAAAACATATCCTTCTGTCTCCAATCTAAACAAAGTTACAAGAACTGTATTGAATAAAGAAGAGCACTCTGATAGtgatatatctttatatacacCATCTGTTGCCACCCACAGTTGTTCGTCATCAGTGCAATCATTACAAGTTCAATCATCTTCTGACTGTAGTGAATTAATTGCAGAAGACAGAAGACTAGAAGTTGATAAGACACTGTTGCACACAATTGGAAAAATTGAAAAGAAACCTCGAATATACATTGGTGTTCCGAGCAGTTGTTACTACTTAATTGACATACTAAAAGCTGAATTAAATATTCCTAAACATCATATATTGCTATGTTTAAATAAGATACGTTTGGATGTTAAATTTAATCAGCTCACAGATGATTATGGAATGACTCCAGCAGGTTTAagcaagatatttttaaaaaatatacctctGATAGCTAGCTTTATGCGTCCTTTTATTGTGGAGCTAGACAGGGATATGATTAAAAGGACCTTACCTATGGCATTCAggcacaaatattataatgtgagtTGCATTATCGACTGCCTTGAAATTGAGATCCAAAAGCCATCTAAGGCAATAAACCAAGCTCTGACATGGtctgaatataaaaaaacaaataccataaaatatttaatatcatgCACACCAAATGgattggttaattatatttctCCTGGATTTGGAGGCAGGACAACTGACACATGTGTAGTGGAATCATGTGACTTTGTGAAATCATTAAAAAGTGGTATGGTTGTTATGGCAGACAGGGGCTTTAAGCATGTAGAGCAGTATctcaaaaaatcaaatattacattagtaAGGCCTCCAAGCGTTGAAACAGGAGTGAAAATGAGCAAAAGTCAAGCAAAGCTAACCAAACAGATAGCCAGCTTGAGAATACATGTAGAAAGAGTTATTCGGCGCTTACGTGAATTTTATATGCTTAAACCACATGCatgtgttaatttaaaacatgtaaaaatactCGATGACATAGTAATCATAGCCTGTGCTTTAATTAATTTGCAAGAttctttagtaaaataa
- the LOC118281279 gene encoding uncharacterized protein LOC118281279: protein MEPGFVKADSNNLPRIDAIMLGRFFASNNDFCSSEFRNVKTSMSSRASYGDDAVSYVQLKRENKFCTVKCKICPEHKVHAKLYGCTLVVDEEDDIILSVQCQDCVASQGGCKHAIAFLMWVHRRSEEPSCTSVECYWKKSKLSQVGTTIKYMTAKELSKGNPILPANPSVFNNFLEEARKRKVEDCQLLKYQPTYSESETWAISMHQLTYKFKERCVEDFLKKIEITASLIKKVEEETREQSNSALWFELRYGRITASRAFEVSRCKTSDGTLISLILGGKIPDTPAMKRGRVLENEVRKTVESKIKKKVSKCGLLLNSKYPMIAGSPDGIFEDGIVEIKCPISKTTYKNYIKNALATEKYYAQMQLQMYLSQKKNCCFCIADPDFSQNKKVDIINIEFDPQYVENFINKLLNFWKINIYPLLYQSVE, encoded by the exons ATGGAACCAGGTTTTGTTAAAGCAGACAGTAATAACTTGCCTAGAATCGACGCAATTATGCTTGGCCGATTTTTCGCGTCAAACAATGACTTTTGCTCATCGGAATTTCGCAATGTCAAAACTTCGAT gtCATCACGAGCTTCTTACGGAGATGACGCCGTAAGCTATGTGCAGCTTAAGCGAGAAAACAAATTTTGTACTGTAAAGTGCAAAATATGTCCAGAACACAAAGTTCATGCCAAATTATATGGATGTACATTGGTGGTTGATGAAGAAGATGACATTATTCTGTCTGTCCAGTGTCAAGACTGTGTAGCATCACAGGGTGGCTGTAAGCACGCTATAGCGTTCCTTATGTGGGTTCATCGTCGAAGTGAGGAACCATCATGCACTTCTGTGGAGTGCTATTGGAAGAAATCCAAACTGTCTCAAGTTGGTACTACAATTAAATATATGACAGCGAAGGAATTGTCTAAAGGAAATCCCATATTACCAGCAAATCCatctgtttttaataattttttagaAGAGGCAAGAAAGAGAAAAGTTGAGGACTGTCAACTTTTAAAATACCAACCTACTTATAGTGAAAGTGAAACATGGGCTATCTCAATGCATCAACTTACTTATAAGTTTAAAGAAAGATGCGTTGAAgattttttgaagaaaattgaaataacagcATCTTTAATCAAGAAAGTGGAAGAGGAAACAAGAGAACAGTCTAATAGCGCTCTGTGGTTTGAACTGAGATACGGTCGAATAACTGCTTCCAGAGCATTTGAAGTAAGCCGATGCAAAACAAGTGACGGCACACTCATTTCCCTCATACTAGGTGGTAAAATTCCTGATACTCCGGCCATGAAACGTGGCCGTGTTCTAGAAAATGAAGTGAGAAAAACAGTTgagagcaaaataaaaaaaaaagttagtaagTGTGGCCTCTTGTTAAATTCTAAGTACCCAATGATTGCTGGTTCACCAGACGGAATTTTCGAAGATGGGATAGTTGAAATTAAGTGTCCTATTAGTAAaacaacatataaaaattatataaaaaatgcacTGGCTACAGAAAAGTATTATGCCCAAATGCAGCTTCAGATGTATTTATCACAAAAGAAAAACTGTTGCTTTTGTATAGCTGACCCAGActttagtcaaaataaaaaagtggatataataaatatagaatttgaTCCTCAATATGTTGAGAATTTTATCAATAAGTTATTAAACTTTTGGAAAATTAATATATATCCTTTATTATATCAGAGTGTAGAGTGA